The Xiphophorus hellerii strain 12219 chromosome 7, Xiphophorus_hellerii-4.1, whole genome shotgun sequence nucleotide sequence gaagaatttttttatttgtaaaactgataAAGTGTAAcgtcacaagatgctcaacatttctcactttgatttctttttgtgagggctttataaaaaaatactacTTCATAATATTACAATTTATTCTGGCCTCATTCCCACTTTTTTCTCATGTTAATTTTTGTCATACATATATTCTCAATTGTTTTATCGTATCATTACgacttttttcttgcatttttacgagtttattttcataatatatCTTTTTGTTGTACAGTTTTCTCATATTATGACGTTAAGCTACGAAAATCTTctcacattattattattactccTATTATTTTTGTATCATTATGAGTTTTTTCTCATAATAGGAATTTTTCTcacacaactttattttcatattatgactttttcttgtattattgtGACTATTTTCAATATAACTTTTTGCCGTACGACTATCATCGTTTTATTTGAGATattatattatgactttatacTCGTATgatttctctcatttttattgacttttttctcgtattattacaaatttattctcatgAATTTTTGTCGTAcgacttttttctcatattttgacTATTCTGTCATTACAACTTTACACGCATATTATGAAATGTTCTCATatttttgagactattttcaatAGCTTGACTTTTTGTCGTATTACTTTGACTTCATTCTTGTAGTTCTTGCagacttttttattgttataattaattttttttcttagttttgtcCTAATTCTCCTTTGTAGGAATAGACAGGAAgcaacactttattttggtgaaacaataataattatcCTATTTTAGGACAGGAAAGAGAGatgactgttttattttagttttatttagtaaTAAATCAGATGAAACCCTGAACGTCTCACCTGGTAGTGCATCAGTATGTGCATAATGTAGTCGTATATTTCGGAGGAGACGCGTCCTTCGGGTTTGTAGGGCAGCAGGACGAACTCGATCCCCAGCAGAGGAACCAGGATGAGCGTGGCTCTGACCGCCTTCATGTACAGACTGGACTCGGCCTGGTGCGTCACCTTCAGCTTGGTGATCAGAACCCGGACGATGTTCAGCAGAAAGAACAGGTTCACCTGCAGGACCaaccaaaacacagaaatactcAGGCTGCTGCTCGTTAGCTTTCAGTTTTCAGGTTAGGTTGACCTAAATGTGTTCGCTCCAGCCGGaaggacaaaacagaaacaagttcAGAGTGTTTTATAAAGTacgctgtctctttaaaagttgctctataaaaacttgttttattgtcCAAACTGCCTGCACCGAAGTTTAACCGAGGCCAAATCTTTATCGTTTCccccaattaaataaatattttaaaatattgtgaattatttcttttgcctacacaacaataaataaacgatgtaatattttacttttattattgttttccattttttattattaccttattcccagaaacaaaaatacaaattttcttctacaaacttttctgtttttggccAAATATAATGAATGGGCGTGACcaagtttgattttgttttgagtaaaaacttttttaaatgtttgtgataTTACTTATTAGGAGATTTAAAAAAGGCtaagtagagaaaaaaaatctttgtgtcgTACTTAACATCTTCTGTTTAAGAAGTTTTAACGTTTCCATGGAAAATCTCATcctaaaatattacaaaaagtgTCAAAGGGCCAAATTTGGGCCTCACAAAACCAACCCAGGGACCAGAAATGGCCCGCGGGCCGCACTTTGGATACCCCTGGTTTAGATGGGATTACTTCCTCCCTGCATCCAAATTcccagatgtaaacaataacaacatAGTTTAgatttgttgcttgtttttttcagaaaaacaagcagaaaaagtttcagagttaaaaagtaaaatcagagatcTGAAGGAGtaaagagaaaaactggaacaaGTCCAGTTGCTCTGATAGATTCTTACAAAACAGAACAAGCCTGGGAGGGCAGATGAATCGATTTCACAAGACAAACACAATTAACCCCCCTAAACACAGCAgaggccagaaccagaaccagaaccattgTGCAATAGAAACCCGGAGCGGATCAGCCGACACGCTGACTTCATCTCACCAGCAGAGCTGCACATATGGGGCCGTGGATGATGTAGAGCAGCGACGTTTTGGAGCtgatccagcagctgcagcgaGCGAACAGAGGAGAGGTTTAGGCAACAAGGTCCGGAACAAAAACACGACAGAACATTTAATATCTGAGGCTCACTTATCGTTGTAGTAGTAACTCCGAGCGATGGCGTGTATGGACGCTGGGATCAGAGGAAagcctaaaaaaataaaattacgcTTCAGTTGCTGTTATTCTGCAActactagttacatttacttaaacaattttttttttgaaaaaatgtacttgtaGGGTTTTTTCACAGCTGATGGTTTAATTATGGACCAACATTacaaactttgtaacattttcagctgcgGCGGTTCTCTTCAAACGATTCAAACTGACTCAAGAACCGCCGAAGACGACACTGAACGCAACTTCCTtcatacaaaatacaaacaatggAGTaccgtcagattttagcggttgtattATTTCTCCATCGATTATTTACTGGTTTGGATATCGCCTGTCAGCCAGGTTGgaaatattagtttaattatgCTCGTTTTAATGATGATTAACTTTGTGTTGAATGTTGAAACATCCTGACTGTTTTGAGTCGGCCTCATGGATTTAGACTCatagtttaataaatatataacttAATCAGTAGAACATTTTTCTTAGATATAATGATCCcgatttgattaaaattagtagttttttatattaaatcacATTCTTAAGAGTGTAGAAGTTATatattcatttgaaaatgttttagttcattATAACCAGAGGAGTTAGAAACTAATCAGAAAATACTGAATGTAAAAGATGTTTTGGTATTGAAACTGctcatgtctgttttataagaGTTTGAAGATATTATATGAAACCTGCTAATTTTTATAATCAAAATCTGCTGTTTGATGTcctgggtcagaggtcagaggtcaggagagCTCTGTGGGCTCGGGAACCAGTTTGAGGCAGTTTGAAATGAGAAACACAGATAGCTGATAAACTTTGGTCCCGttttcttgagtaaaatgtttctgtaagaaATGAACACATCTATTGTTTGTATGCTGGGAAAGAGGAGGGAGGATCAGCCAGCGGACGGATTCATCTTGGCCTTGGTAACAGCTGCTGGCCTCTGGCTGCAAACAGCAACACGTCATTACGGCTGTTTGAGTCCAAACGCTACTTTAGACACATCAGTCAGTAGAAACACGCCTTGATATAAAATAATTGATCTataacagccaatcagatcacTGGGTGGATCTGTCTCTGAAGGCGCGTCTtcgtatttttgtatttttctaaggTAATTGATTTCTTCTTGTGGTTTTGGTTCTGATGATTATGATGAGCCGTTGATGTGATTTTACGCATTTGATTGTTTGAATAAATTCTGGATGGTTGTGAAGTTGAACAGTGACTGTTGTCTTTGTGGTTTCACTTTTACAGACGACATTAACGGACCTGGGGAGACGAGAAAACAACCAGCAACAGGTAGCATCTATATCTCGTTCCTCAACAGCCGCTAACGCTAGCATCGCTCTGCAGCCGCCATTACTGCGAGTCGCCGAGTCATGTCCTCAAAACCAGAATGTTCCACCGCAGGACGAGCAGGAATCTGTCACTAAAACGATCTTATTTCTTACCTGATTTCTATAAAATACGGCTTAAACTAGAGCCAAGAAAATGGCCGATGCTTTGAGTGTAAAATACGTATATAAATTAATACACAGTTTCTGTCAAGCTGAAAAACAGGACTAggcaaatgtatgttttatatTGATCAGTAATcgatcatttatttaaaaatgacagcgAAATAAACTGGTAAACAAGGTGAAGAACAACTTTAAACCAGTTATATTCTGCTTGTACTCGCCCAGCTTTACGCTACACTCAGTTGCCACGGCGACAGAGCAGCGCCTTATTTAATatattacccagaatgccctgcgctgtagtccacttcctgcttttggagcagtctctggtctgcttggtGTTCGTATGCATTCTGACCGAGTCCATTTCAACCGAACCGATTCCGAGTCTTTTTAGGACCAGagtttttgtcttgtttgtttttttggttaaattacGAATTCAGATTTTcacaacagacagacagacagactggagtttgattaaatcAATGGTGCAATTAAATCTAGACTATTTTTactatgatttatttttacttttactgaagtaattttatcatgaagtatttctactcttacttgagtaaaatttatatattttctacccactgaatgaaaaacaaagatccatcagacacacacctgcagtttctgttaacgtttcacaagttttttattgaaagaaactgatttcggaaacttttcttttgcctgatttttttattttattttcgttatttatatgaattattgtcatttcagTCCCTAAAATGCCAAAACTTCCTCTTAACTTAATATTTTGGAcagtctgatgatgtaatttttaaatattaaatgattgataatttgatcggTTACTTAGCACTTCAGTAGACTTTttactaaacattttttacttttatatgaGTGATATTTTTGGGAACTGTGCGCTGCCCTGGTGAGGTTTAGTGGATTTTTGCCCCACTTACCCCAGCCCAGCAGATAATACCACATGAGGTGCTGCTTCTCGGCGAACACGGCCACCACGATGAGCGTGTGAAGGTAAATCCCCTCACACAGCATCCAGAAGTAATTACAGCCAAACAGGTAAAGGTGGATAAACTGGGACACTTTACAGCTCAtctacagaaacacaaagcaataatgtaaaaatatcagACATGATGGGTGCAGAAAAACATACCAGCAGTTTCTTTACTAAGTCACacatgttaaaaacagaaaataatccgCTGCTACTCTggtcagaaaggaaaaaacatgTATAATTGTGAATGTTTAATGGAAAAGTATAATTGCCAGAGactggaaataaattcagtttcttgttttaacaggaaactttcttgttaaaatgagAATTAGATTAGTTTTATGTcacataaaactaatttaattttatgattaaaatttctcgttttaatgttttaaccagataaaacaaatataaaatttattttagtttaaagagattcattttatgttttcattgtttccagAACTGTTTCATAAATCAAGTAAAGCGTATTGAACATATTCAGCACAGTTAGGATTTAGGTTTGTTTAGCTAGGATGCTTAGCAATATTAGTATAGTTAGCATATCTGAAACAGTTAGCATGATTAATGCAGTTAGCACTGTCAGTAGTTGAAGCAATTAGCATAAATTTTTAGTATAAATAGGAAACCCAATGCGGTTGATGCAGTTAGCATATTTAACGACATTAGCATGGTTAGCAGAGCTAGCATAGACGCCATGCTTAGAGCTGTCAGCAGTTAGCGTTGTGAACTGGGTTAATTTGGGAGATTTTGACAGCAGTCTGTGTAGTTCCTGAAATTCTTTCAGCTGTTTGCAGTAGTTCAAACTGAAACTCCAGAAATAAACTGGATGGATTTGAAGAAACAATGAACTTACTGGATTTCTTTGCACCAGCTCCCGGTTGTTAGCCACTGCAGTTAGCCAAATGATAGTGATGACAGAGttcagaacaaaagaaaagaaaaggttctTGTGAAGAGTAATCCTCTGGCAACTCAGACTTCTGCAAGAAAAGCCAGATGTTTTCATCCACTCAGATGAGAATCGatgaataaaacctaaactTGGAGCAGGCTGATGTTAGGAACTTActtgaaatggaagaaaatagCCAGTGAGATGAAGAGGGAGACCAGAGAGAGTCCATGTCCAATAAGGGTCAAGTAGAAATGATTCATTGCGGTCTggaaagaagcagaaaacaaatttgGTCAAAAACTCCCCATGAGGTGCAACTTCATAAATTCAAACTTCCTTGTTCATCCCACCAACCAGCCAAGgtgcaatttggaggtgtgtgcaCACTTCTCTTTTTATTGAGGCTCatatttactgatttttttgCTACTTGGTGAAATCTTTTTGTTGCAGCAGTTGCAGGACACACCATGTAGCAGCTTTGGacgttttcacacctgatagtcaaGTAGACTCGGTTCAATTGGAACCAAAACTTCATCATCTGCTCCGTCTCCAGCTGCTGTgattctctttctctctgctgtgagtcaaaccaacctgttcccctcctggcctatgggggcgctgcaccaagaatcaccaaaggaaacgacacagaaacctctgaagacactgagcgcaacttccttcttctcaaaacggaaacaaaaaataaagtggtGTAGGATTTTAgctgttggaggatttctctttagtctttggttAAAGACCATGAGCCGTTTCTCCCACTAGCGCTACGctagcacgtttgttttggttgtatttacccagcaTTCCCTGCTCTGTAGTCCTCCTCTGcctttggagcggtctccaatCCGCTtggttttcacatatttattcaAACCACTaaagagttcacttcaaccgaacccagactgaAGTTTGTATCGGACCAGAGTTCAATTAGCGCTCACAACTCACCAAACAAACCGAATTTTCTACACAAGCAAACTTGAGTTTGATCAAAGCGACTAAACACGGCTGGTGAACCTACTGGAGGCCCGGCAGGGTTTTCTCAAAGCTAGCTAGCAAAGTGTCAACTAAAGATAGTGACATAATCGAGTTGCTATAGTGATGGCATTGAGAAACCACAGCTGGTTAGATTAGACCTGGACAGCTGCACACCTCCCTGATACTCtgtcaaaagaaatgtttggaaaaatacTCAGAGCGCTGAAGTCAGTGGGCGTCAGAGTAACAACGCCGGTCTGAACTGGAACAGAAATTACATGTATGTGAATTCAGTCAGAATGAGTTTAAATAGCAGTTTTTGACGTTAGCGCTCCTTGCTAATACAGACCAGGCTTTCCACTGCTTTGTACTTGCAGTTtgttaaaaagctttttgtttttttacatgttttttaccattttaacaTGGAAATATTGTGAGCTGCAAGCCACAATAATGTTGTTCTGTCTGAATTTGTGACCTTTTCAGCACCATTTTGTCATTCCTTTCTGGTAAAGTCATGTACCACGATTCCTTCGTTCGTGTGTTCGTTGCAGCGCGTGTAGTTGGTCCAC carries:
- the calcrla gene encoding calcitonin gene-related peptide type 1 receptor gives rise to the protein MAERKLDGFRWSWKVALILLCNLTTFLVRASMEVNESQQQHPNNVYHDFGITRNKIVTAQFECYQKIMKDNTNGRHEPMCNRTWDGWLCWDDTQPGVTSEQHCPDYFQDFDPSEMVTKICTNNGQWFVHPESNRTWTNYTRCNEHTNEGIVTAMNHFYLTLIGHGLSLVSLFISLAIFFHFKSLSCQRITLHKNLFFSFVLNSVITIIWLTAVANNRELVQRNPMSCKVSQFIHLYLFGCNYFWMLCEGIYLHTLIVVAVFAEKQHLMWYYLLGWGFPLIPASIHAIARSYYYNDNCWISSKTSLLYIIHGPICAALLVNLFFLLNIVRVLITKLKVTHQAESSLYMKAVRATLILVPLLGIEFVLLPYKPEGRVSSEIYDYIMHILMHYQGLLVATIFCFFNGEVQAVLRRHWNQHHIQFGSSIGNHSDALRSASYTASSIIEVQGCYSIDGHTEHMNGKSFHDTDVSVLKSGSTFA